A single window of Onychostoma macrolepis isolate SWU-2019 chromosome 16, ASM1243209v1, whole genome shotgun sequence DNA harbors:
- the yrdc gene encoding yrdC domain-containing protein, mitochondrial: MVLFSFIRTAGTRLNVYSFTLNRPFRSARMCKEPKTRVLRLPAQSSVDPTPPPPQEWTEILTVTVKALKAGQVVAVPTDTIYGLACVAQNSAAVTRVYDIKGRNGDKPLAICVGEIQDIYRFCKVSVKEDLLRDLLPGPVTLVLERSTTLNGDLNPFTKLIGVRIPDHPFMRRLCQMCGEPLALTSANVSAQTSTVAANEFEDLWPSLAVVVDGGPIGDKSRLGSTVVDLSVCGRYRIIRPGCALSATVQVLEGKYGLLEDPINQ; this comes from the exons ATGGTACTCTTCAGTTTTATTCGCACGGCCGGCACACGTTTAAACGTTTACTCGTTCACGCTAAATAGGCCGTTTAGGAGCGCGAGGATGTGTAAAGAGCCGAAGACGAGAGTCCTGCGGTTACCGGCTCAGAGCTCCGTTGACCCGACGCCGCCGCCGCCGCAGG AGTGGACCGAGATCCTGACCGTCACAGTCAAGGCTCTGAAGGCGGGTCAGGTCGTGGCCGTTCCCACTGACACCATCTACGGTCTGGCCTGCGTGGCTCAAAACTCTGCGGCCGTCACGAGAGTCTATGATATCAAAGGAAGGAATGGAGACAAACCTCTAGCCATCTGTGTCGGAGAAATACAGGACATATACAG ATTCTGTAAGGTGTCTGTGAAGGAGGATCTGCTCCGAGATCTGCTGCCTGGACCGGTTACACTAGTTCTGGAAAGATCAACCACACTGAACGGAGACCTCAATCCTTTTACCAAG CTCATAGGGGTTCGCATTCCAGACCATCCGTTCATGAGGCGTCTCTGTCAGATGTGCGGCGAGCCGCTTGCTCTCACCAGTGCTAACGTCAGCGCACAAACCAGCACGGTTGCTGCTAAC GAGTTTGAGGATTTGTGGCCCAGTCTGGCTGTTGTGGTGGACGGAGGCCCGATTGGAGATAAAAGCCGTTTGGGTTCAACAGTTGTGGATCTGTCTGTATGCGGCAGATACCGTATAATCAGACCGGGATG TGCGCTCTCTGCTACAGTTCAGGTACTTGAGGGCAAGTATGGACTGCTGGAGGATCCTATCAACCAATGA